TCCCTGTTTTCACCCTTTTTTCGAAAAAAACACCCTCAAAAACCCCAATGAATACGCGCCTTTGGAAGAAAAGCTTCCAAAGCTTCCAAACCTTCCAAAGCTCACTCACGCCTTTTTTCGATTTCCGATAGTCTGCCCCGCGTTGATGAAAAACGCAGTCACACAACGCAGCGAAACGAGGAGATCGAATATGAATTGGTTGTCGAAGATCGCGCTTCTGCTCGGACGCCGAAAGTTCGAGGAATTTGCCCAGGCCAACCCCACGCTCCCGGACGACGCCCTCGCCGTCGCCAATACGCTCGATACCTATCCCGTCCGCGGCGCGGTCGCGCTCGTCGCCGGCTCGCTCGCCCACGCGCTCGACAACCTGCTGCGCGGCACCGAGACGGTCAACGCCGCCGCGACGCATGTCCTGCTGATTCTCGCGGGCCTCTGCATCATCTGGGTCCGCCACGCCATCAGCAAACACGACGTCCGTGTCAACGCCGTCCTCCAGAAAGCCCGCGATCTCTCCGGGATCGCCGTCAAAACACTCGTGCTGATCTTCGCACCCTTCGTGTTCTTCGTGGTGAAATCCCCGGCTGCCTCCGCCCAAACCAACGCCCCCGCCGACAATGCCTTCACCCAGCTCGTCACCGATATCGGCAGGTCCACGAAATTCAGCAGCGGCATCGGCATCAATCTCCACGGGAAATTCGCGCCGCTACTCTCGCAGGAACTCCCTCTCTTCGGCCACTCGGGCACCAACTCCTCCTGGTCCACGGGACCGTCGCACGCCACGTTCTTCCTTCCAACCCAAAACCAGGAGGAACTGGGCTGGTCACTGAGCGGCAGTTGGCAGTCACCGCCGCGACTCTTGCGCCTCGCGCTCTTCAACGCCAGCGACATCGACTGGACCGTCAACTGGGGTCTGCCCGTCGAGGACTACTACCAACTCTTCCGTCACGCCGACTGGAAGGAAAACCGCCTCGGCCTCTCCGTCACGCGCAAGTTCTGAGCCGGGAGCCCACCAGGAATGAACGAAATACACGAAATCAATTGGGGCGCGGTCCTGGCCTTCATCGCGATCCTCGAATTTATGCGGAGCGTCGTCATCTACATGTTCATCAGCCCGCTCCGTGGCGCGGGCAAGAAAATCGACCACCTGGAGGACCAGCTCAACGGCCTCAATTTCACCAATCTGCAAAAGGGCGTCGAGGACCACGAGAAACGGATGCGCGCACTCGAAAGCGACGCGATGCCCATTGACGATTTCCAGCGCTACACCGACGTCGCCGAGCGCGACCGCCGCCTGATGAACAAGAAACTCGACATCCTTTTGCAACGCACCGCACACCTCCGTGAACCTGAAGATGAAAGGGAACTAGCCGATGAAAGCTGAACAACTCCGCGACCTCCGCGTCGCGCTGCTCCGTGAACTCTACCGTCTGAACCCGCTCGGCCGCCGCGCCGTCGTGCTCCACATGCTGGTCCAACCAGAAGTCGAGTGCACCGTCGCCGAGGTCACCGCGCAACTCGCGTTCCTCCGCGGCAAACATTTCCTCTGCGAGGTCAAAGCCGACGACATCTCCCCCGGCCTCGACCCATTCTGGTTCATCACCACCGAAGGCATGGTTCACTGCGAGGCGAAGCGACTGGTATGAAAAAGCGCCGCAATCAGAGAGTCAGTCGTTGGCCGCTCCGGAAAAGATTCAGCCGGATTGCGATGTTGCCCGAAGAAATGCGCCTCGAGATCAACCGCAAGATGCGCGATGGCCAGCAAATCAAGATGATTGGTGAATGGTTGTTCGAGCAGCGGGCGGATCGCGACCTACCCCACCTACATTTGAAGGCGGGCGATGCTTATTCGTTGAGCTGGCTGCGCACCAGTCCGAAGGAAAAGAACGCGCGCCGGACTGTCGAAGCCGGCCTGGCCCGCTGGTTCTACACTTCGTACCAGGAATGGCTACGCCGTGAACAGGCGCGCGAGGAGACGGTTCAACGGGTCGAAGACTCGGAACAGACCAACAGAGCGGCGGCGGAAAAGAGCCAACCCGATGCTGACGTGGGCGGCAACCTGATTATCCGCTCGATGCTTCTAGAGGCCATCAACCTGGTCCACAAGGACAGCAAAGATCCGACGGAGCTCTCGCAACTGGCGACTGCGTGGGCGCGCTTGAAACAGACGGCGATTGAACTGGAAAAGCTCCGGCTGCGCACGCAAGAGGCTGTGGACGCCGGTCTCAAGGCGCTCAAGTCCGAGATAACGAAAGACCCCGAGGCGATCGAACTTTTCAAGAAACTTCACGACATCGTGAAACGGTCCGCGAACTCCGACGCATGAATACGGGCTTCAACATACTCGGACGCTCCATCGACCTCGACCTGGCACCGAAAGTTATGACGCCCATGGTGAGTTCCTTCCGCGAGTTCCTCGAGAAACACGGTCGCGTCAAAACTCCTGACGGCAGCTACCAGTGTTACACATTCGAGGGCCGCGAGGCGTTGGAGTTTGTGGTGGGGGTTATTGATCGCGTTCTCGGTTCAAACGATGGCCAACCCATGAGCGACGCCCGGCTTACTGCCACCGGTTCAGCGCAGTGGGGGAAAACCATTCTCGAACTCAACCTGCTCGCCTACGCCGCCGGTATCCAGTTCCGCTCCGTCGGCCTCTTCCTGCCCGATGAAGATCTCGTTGAGGGCATCGTCGATAGCAAATTCCGTCCCGATGTCCTCGACCAGCAGCCGTGGCTCAATTCCCTGATCACGCTCGGCAAAGCCGAAAACGCGTCGGGCAAAACGGTCAATCGCAAGGGCTTGTTCACCTGCACCGGTAGCCGGAAAAAGTCGCACGGGATGATCCACGGCATGCAGAAGATCCCCACGACCTTCAGCTTCGACATCGTCATCGAGGACGAGAAGGACGACATCCCGCCGACCATGTCGCGCTACCTCACCGCCCGCATGACCGCCAGCGATCTGCGCTTCCGTTTGAGCATCGGCACCCAACGCTACGCCGGCGCGGGACAGAACAAGGAATTCGAAGACGGCACGATGCACCTCGGCCATTTCACCTGCGCCGTGTGTGGTCACAAACAAAACCCCGAAGAAAACTGGCCGCAAATTTGCCGGTTGGCGATTGATCGCGAGCCGAGGTGCGATGATCCGCAATTGCAGTTGGAGGGGAATTTCAAGCGGAACGGCCCGCGCTCACCGAGCGCGGCTACAGCGGAAGGCGTGTTTGAGTTCGAGCCGGACGGGAATTTTTATCTCGCGTGCGTGCAGTGCGGGCACGAACTGGATCGGCATAAGCCGGAGTTTGTCGCGCAGCATCCCGAACGGGAGAAGTTGCAGCACTGGTCCGTGCGCATCTCGCAATTGCTCGTTGCTGCCATCGCCTTGAAACAAATCGTCTCTGATTGGTGCCAGAACGCCGTGCAAGACCCCGACGCGATGAAGACGTTTTATGTCGACCGCCTCGGCCTGCCGCGTTCCAGCAGCCAGCAACTCGACCAGAAAATCCTCGACCGCGCCCGCTCGCTGGAGCACTTCGACCTGTCACTGTCCCCACGCCCCAACACCACGCGTTTCGCAGGTTTAGACACCGGCGACCGCTGCTGGCTCACTGTCCGCGAGGTCGAGTCCCCAACCATCAAACGCATCACCTGGCTGGAACAACTCAGCGCCGAACGCGTTCGCGCCCGTGTGCCGCAGGTTTTCGAGCTGCTGGGAGTCAGCGCACTCTTTGTCGACGCCGGCCCGCTGCGCGATCTGGCCCGCGATCTCTGTTTCTTGTTGAACGGTCTCACGAGTTTCCGTCCGTCGCCGCTTCCCGATCCCGAACGTGCCGTCATCCATTTTCCCGGTGGCCTCACGTGGGACGGCGCGAACCAGCGCTGGCGCGGCCTGCGTTGCGCCGCCGTCGAGTTCACGCTCAAGGAAGGGAAGGGGGTCGTCCACAAACTCGGCATCACGCAGGACGGCCTCTTTTATCCCGTCATCGCCTGCAACCGCGACGAGACCATCGAGCGCGTTGTCAACGAACTGCTTACCGCCGCCGAAAACGTCATCGAGGTCATCGACGGCAAACTGCGCACCGCGCCGTCGATCCGCCTCCCGCAACGCGGCGTCGCGACGCCGAAGATCATCGACGCGTTCGACGCGCATATCATTTCCGGCAGCCGCCGCGAACGCGACGAACGCGGCCACGCCGAGCACTTCGTCGACGGTTGCGAAAACCATTTGCTACTCAGCGACGCCTACAGCGCGCTCGCGGAATCCGTGTGTGCTCACCCCATCGCGCTCCCTCCTTTCGGCGCGATGAATCCCACCACCTCCCTCACACACGGAAACCGCGGCCGCTGGGGCGCCACCACTTTGGCCAGGAGGACCTTTTGAACAAAGACAACGCTCAACGTTCAACACTGAACGCTCAACTTTCAACGAATCGCGAAAAAACCAACAGCGCGACGGTCATAGACCGCCGCTACAAAAAACGGAGAAATAAAATGAAGAAACACCTATGCGCGATCCTGCTCACTGCAACCGTCCTGGCGACGTACGTCTACGCGCAAGGCGGCTACCCGCTCGGCTCGGACGTCGCATCAACGATCACCACGAATAAATTGAATATCGTCGGCGCCAGTTCGACGCTGGTGGCGACCGACAACGCCGACCGTGTGTTTTGCAAGATCGTCCAGCGCGGCACCAACGCCATCGACGTCGGTTACAGCCTCACCGTGACCAATGGCCAGCAGGATTACCTCGTCGGCACGGTCGGCAGCACGTGGGACACGAAACGCCCCGCGCTCTACAAGGGAGCCATCTCCGCGATTCTCGATAGCTCGACGGCGACCCTCACCTCCGCCGTCACCGTCATCGAAGGCACGCGCCAAAGTTTCTAACTGGTTGGAGCGCTTACGAGAAACCAAATGGCCAATCGCCTCACAAAAACATGGCAGGCGCTGAAGGGCGCGGGTGCGGAAATGTTCCAATTCGGCGAGAGCAATCTCGTCGACCCGCCTTCGCCTTTGGCTTCGGCGGGCAAGTCCACCACCGGAGATAGTACGCCCGTTCCTCCGGCGCCCGGCACCATCGTCAAAGCGCAGGTGGCAGAGCGCTGGATGAATCAGGTCACCCGCGGCCTCACGCCCGAAGCGGTGGACGACTATCTCACCACGGCGATCAGCGGCGACACGCTCAATCAGTTCGCGCTCTTCGAGGAGATGGAAGAGAAATGGCCCGAGCTGCGTCTAGCGCTCTACAAACACAAGCTCAAGGCCGCCCGCCGCAATCCGCGCATCGTCCCGCCCGACCATCCGCAGAATCCCGCGCTGGCAAAAGAGAAAGCCGATTTCGCGAACTACGTCTTCGCCGCGATGCGCAACTGGCATCGCACGGCCTTCAATCTCCTCGACGCGGTCGGCAAAGGCGTCAGCGGCGCGGAGATCGATTGGCAAATGGGGGAGATAGCGGGTCGCCGCGCCGCCGTCGTCATCGCCGAAATGCCATGGGTGAATTATCGCCACTGGAGTTGGTGGTGGGACAAGCCCGAGTTGCAGTTGTTCCCCGATCTGCGCAACCGTGCCCTGCACATCGACGTGCCCGACCGCAAATTCGTCATCTTCCACCATCTCTCGAAAAGCGGCCATCCTGCGCGCGCCGCGATGTTGCGTCCGCTCGCCTGGTATTTCCTCATCTACCTCTACACGATGAAGGACTGGAGCACGCTCGCGGAGACCTTCGGCGTCGATATCGCCCACGCGTTTTGCAACAAGGACGCCACGCAGGAACAGCGTAATGCGATCCTCCTGCATCTCTCCCGCCTCGCCGCCCGCGCCGGCGTGTTCGATGAGGGGACGGTCGTCAATCTCCAGCGCGCCGCCAGCAGTAGTTCGTTCCCGCAGGAAGCGCTCGTGAAATACTGCTCTGAGAAAGCGCTTGAATGCCTTCTCGGCGCGACACTCGGCACGCAAGCCGGCACCCACGGCGCGCGTTCGTTGGGATTAGTCCAACAAGATGAAACAGAAGAGTTGGTGGATTGGACGTCTCTCCTCTTCGCGGGAACGATGACCGCCACCGCGTTGCGTTGGTTGATGGACTTCAACTTCGCCGACCCCACCGACAATCCCGTGATGGAATTACCCGGTGCGAGCCGCCGCGACATCGCCGCCCTCGCCAATGTCGTCAACACCCTGGTCAACCTCGGCCTGCGCGTCCCCGAATCCTGGGCCCACGCCCAGTTCGACATTCCACAGCCCGGCGAAACCACCGAGCGCCTGCTGACCCCGAGTCAAAATAACGGTCCGGACGCGCCGGAAAATCCGTTCAATGGTTCTGCGCACACCAGCCTCGACGTCAAACACTCGGGTCTACGAGCGAAAGTGGGGTTCGCAGGTAATGCCCAAGCCACAACCACAGCACCACCATCCACGTCAACAGGATGGTCTGAACGATGAGAAGCAACGGGGTAATGGAGATGAGAACGAGGGCCCAAAGTCCGGTCCAAGTCATGGAAGGATCATGCCTGTGGTGGACAAATAGACGCCATTGCATTGCGCCATTGAACAGCATCGTACCGAGGACGACCATTAACCCAACGCCGCTCGCACGGCGAACAATCGTCCGCCAGCTGGCGATTTTCGCATTGTATTGCGTCGCATCCGTAGTGGTCCACGAACCCGAATTGATTGCGCGTTGTCTGGCATTGAGGACACCCCAGTACCTATGGGCATATACCTTATTGAGCCACATCGATAAGAGCACAGTCGCAATTGCGACGAGCGTGCTAATGGTCGCAGACAGCTCCCGCGTCATGACGCCTGATTATCGCTCTGAATTCCGCGTCCCTCAAGTCCAAACCAGCCTGGCCACTACAGCCGTCCCAACCATGTTCTTAGGAGACCAACATGTCTGAATCGACAACGCAACTAATCCCCAACGTTATCGCCCTGACCGGCCTTTCCTCAGCCATCAAACCAGAGGCGCAAGCCGACCTTTGGATCGTTTACCTGCCGAAAGGCGACCGCGCGGTTGACCAGAGCGCCGAGGATGGTACGCCGACGAAATTGCGCGTCAATCCGTCTGCGCTTTCGGCGAAGCGCATGGAAGCCGCGCGTCGGCTTGCCGCCGCGAAGCCAAACGCGAACCAGCCCTATACCGATTATAACCATGACGACAAGGAAGCCAGCGGTCGGCCGTTGAAGTTCGCGTGGCATGACGACCTCGGCGTGATCGGTCTCACGCGGCGCACGCTCCAGGCCATCGAACGCACCACGGGCGATCCGCCGGAGTTCCAGGCCTTTTCGCCGCACGTGCCTCTCGACCCCGAAACGGGCGAGGCTGTCGGTATCTATATGAACTGCGGCGGTTTCGTGAACCGCCCGCTCTTCGGCGATGCGACTTCGCTTTCCGCCGCCGCGCATCTTCCGCAGGAATTGGTCGCCGCTGACCCGAACGAAGTCGAACTCATTAGCACCGACGTTGTAGCAGCGTCCGTCCCGGACGCTTCCACTCCCGCAACCGGGGAACGGGCGGGACGCCCGTTCTACGAACTCATTGCCAAACTCTGCGCGCACTTTCAACTCGACGCGTCCACCGTCACCGAGCCCGAGTTGATTGCTGCCTTCGAGGAATCTGTTTCGTCCCAACCCGCTGAGCTAACCGCAAAGGCCGCGCTTCACAAACCGTCCGACGAAGAAATCGGAATGGAGCTTGTCGGCTTTGCGGTTGGCTGCGGGATTCTCGCGCCAGCCGAGAGTGCCGAATGGGAACGCCGCCTCGCCAAAGATCGCGCGGGTTGGACGAAAGAATTGTTAGCGAAAGCGCCGAGCGTGTTGCTCGGCCGGGTCATTCAGGATCAATCCGCCGGTGAGGCTGCCGGCGGGACGAAACCGAAAGCGAAGTGGGAACAGCGCGTTGAGGAGCTGTGCGCGAAGGACCCACTCATCGCCCCGATCGCCGCCAAAGATCCTGTGCGCGCCAAATCGATTGCGCTCGAACGAATCGCCAGGGAGGAGCCCGCGCTCCTCAAGTAGGCAAAACCAAAAACCAAAAAAGAGGAGACACACAAATGTGGAGCAGAACCGTTGAGACCGCCGTAAAGCTTGGCTTTGCGGTTAACCGAGGCAGCGCGGACGGCAAGGTCGTTCCCGCCGCCGATGGCACGAAGCCGACGTTCCCTGTTTTCAGTGAACGCCCCGACGTGGGCACGATCATCGCCGCGGGCAGTACGGTCGCCATTGTCACCGATGACGGCGATCGCGAAATCTACGTCATCCTGGGCAACACGGTCACCGAATTCCAATTCGGCATGTCCGATTCGAATGGCGCATGGATCCCCGCGACGACTGGCAATTACACCGGCGTGCAATTCCTCCAAAGCGGCGTCGCCGGCGACGTCGTGAAGGCCCGCGCCGCGCAATTCAAACTCCCGTAACGCAACCCAAAGGAAAACGCATATGGCATCCGAACCGCAACTCCTGACACTCAATGCGCAGCTCACGACGTTCGTCGCGGGCGTGCAACCACCCGATTTGCTCGGGCGCATCATCGCGCCGACGTCCCCGGCGCAGTTGATCTCCGATGTGAAATTCAACTGGTGGAAATTTGACCCCGCCGAGTATCTGCGCAAGCAGGACACGAAGGTCAACCGCCGCGGCACGATTCCCGTGACGGATTTCAGTTTCACCACCGACAGCGATGTCCTCGCCGATCATGGCCAGCAGATCGTCAACCCGAATGACATCAGCCTGCTTAGCGAGGGCCAGCCGCCGCAAATCCTGCAAGCGCCGGTGAATGTCCGCATGGCAAAACTCAAGGCGTTGACCGAGACGTTTTGGTTCTCGCATGAGTTCGAGGCGCGTGATCTCGTCTTCACCGCCGCCAATTACGCAGCGGCCAACACGCGCGTCGCCGCCACCACTGACATGCTCGACAATGCGGACAACGAGCCGATCAAAATTATTCAGACCCTGATCGACACGCCATTGATCCCGCCGAACGCCCTCGTCATGGGCCTTGCCGTTTGGCGTCCGCTGCAACGTCATCCACAAATGGTCAGCGCGATCAAGGCCGTCCTCGGCAGCCGCGCCGCCGTCAGCGGCCAGGTCAACCAGGATGAAGTCGCGGCGTTCTTTGGGTTGAAACAGGTGCTCGTGGGCAAGCAGCGCACGAATAACGCGAACCCCGGCCAGACGGCCAGCTACAGCCGCATCTGGGGCAAGCACCTCGCCGCGATCCGCATCGAGGACGCGCCGCAGTCCACCGTCTCGCCGTACCCCGGCACCGCGCTCACGGCGTACGGAAACATCATGAACGCCGGCCCGGTCTTCGTCGCCTCCCGCACGATCCAGCCCGGCGAGGAAAACGGCGGCCTCTACGGCGCCGTCGCCGACATCATCGGCCACACGCGCAAGGTCCTCATGGTCAATCAGGATTCTTGTTACCTGTTGCAGAACTGCGTGACCAACGACGTGTAAACCACCAAACCCGATTCCCTCTCCCCTTCGGGGGAGAGGGTCAGGGTGAGAGGGAATAAAACATGACCACCATCAGCGCCTTCTTGATCGCCGCCGACGTGACGGACAATTTCAGTCCCGCGCAACTCATCGAATTGCTCGACGACCCCGTGAATCCCACCGGCGCGTTGAACACCACCCTCCGCGACAAAATCATCGCCCGCGTCAATGGCGAAGCCAGCAGCCTCACCTCGGGCAAACTCATCTTTCCACTGCAAGTCGACGACACCGACGCCGACAACATCAAGGCCACCCTCGCCGGCTTCGCGCTGGACATGTTCGAGTACTACGCGATGAAGGACAAACCGCACATCCTGCAAGCCTTCACCGGTGTGCAAGATGGCTACAACCGCGCCATCCGGTGGCTCGAAGCTGTCCGCGATGGCAAAGCCACCATCGGCACCAGCAAAACCATCCCCGGCGCCGAAG
This Verrucomicrobiia bacterium DNA region includes the following protein-coding sequences:
- a CDS encoding DUF935 family protein, with the translated sequence MANRLTKTWQALKGAGAEMFQFGESNLVDPPSPLASAGKSTTGDSTPVPPAPGTIVKAQVAERWMNQVTRGLTPEAVDDYLTTAISGDTLNQFALFEEMEEKWPELRLALYKHKLKAARRNPRIVPPDHPQNPALAKEKADFANYVFAAMRNWHRTAFNLLDAVGKGVSGAEIDWQMGEIAGRRAAVVIAEMPWVNYRHWSWWWDKPELQLFPDLRNRALHIDVPDRKFVIFHHLSKSGHPARAAMLRPLAWYFLIYLYTMKDWSTLAETFGVDIAHAFCNKDATQEQRNAILLHLSRLAARAGVFDEGTVVNLQRAASSSSFPQEALVKYCSEKALECLLGATLGTQAGTHGARSLGLVQQDETEELVDWTSLLFAGTMTATALRWLMDFNFADPTDNPVMELPGASRRDIAALANVVNTLVNLGLRVPESWAHAQFDIPQPGETTERLLTPSQNNGPDAPENPFNGSAHTSLDVKHSGLRAKVGFAGNAQATTTAPPSTSTGWSER
- a CDS encoding phage protein Gp36 family protein, giving the protein MTTISAFLIAADVTDNFSPAQLIELLDDPVNPTGALNTTLRDKIIARVNGEASSLTSGKLIFPLQVDDTDADNIKATLAGFALDMFEYYAMKDKPHILQAFTGVQDGYNRAIRWLEAVRDGKATIGTSKTIPGAEARNAAVETSPHKGTFERRRMRGW